The following proteins come from a genomic window of Pyxidicoccus sp. MSG2:
- the ltaE gene encoding low-specificity L-threonine aldolase has protein sequence MKPIDFRSDTVTKPTPAMRRAIAEADVGDDVYGEDPTVFRLEARVAERLGLEAAVFVPSGTQANQIAIGAHCRQGDEVLTEAGSHIIQYEGGAVPALWGVQPAQLPGQRGLLTPEQVTEAVRAENIHAPRTRLLSLENTHNRGGGSVWPVERFRAVVEAARQAKLAVHLDGARLFNAEVAAGVPVSAWSKLTDSTSVCFSKGLGAPVGSVLAGRADVIHEARRLRKRLGGGMRQAGMLAAAALYALDNHVARLAEDHANARRLAAGLAEVPGVKVDSAQVETNMVFAEFSKPASEMVALLTKQGVLTNPTGPRTLRLVTHLDVSAADIDEAVARIRRTVA, from the coding sequence ATGAAGCCCATCGACTTCCGCTCCGATACCGTCACGAAGCCCACCCCCGCCATGCGCCGCGCCATCGCCGAGGCCGACGTGGGAGACGACGTCTATGGCGAGGACCCCACCGTGTTCCGCCTGGAGGCACGGGTGGCGGAGCGGCTCGGGCTGGAGGCGGCCGTCTTCGTGCCGTCGGGCACGCAGGCCAACCAGATTGCCATCGGCGCGCACTGCCGCCAGGGCGACGAGGTCCTCACCGAGGCGGGCAGCCACATCATCCAGTACGAGGGCGGCGCGGTACCGGCGCTGTGGGGCGTGCAGCCGGCGCAGCTTCCGGGGCAGCGGGGCCTGCTGACGCCGGAGCAGGTGACGGAGGCGGTGCGCGCGGAGAACATCCACGCGCCGCGCACGCGCCTGCTGTCGCTGGAGAACACGCACAACCGCGGGGGCGGCTCGGTGTGGCCGGTGGAGCGCTTCCGCGCGGTGGTGGAGGCTGCGCGCCAGGCGAAGCTGGCGGTGCACCTGGACGGCGCGCGCCTGTTCAACGCCGAGGTGGCCGCGGGCGTGCCGGTGTCCGCGTGGTCGAAGCTGACGGACTCGACGTCGGTGTGCTTCTCGAAGGGGCTGGGCGCGCCGGTGGGCTCGGTGCTGGCGGGCCGGGCGGACGTCATCCATGAGGCGCGGCGGCTGCGCAAGCGGCTGGGCGGCGGCATGCGGCAGGCGGGCATGCTGGCGGCGGCGGCGCTGTACGCGCTCGACAACCATGTGGCCCGGCTCGCCGAGGACCACGCGAATGCGCGCCGGCTGGCGGCGGGGCTGGCGGAAGTCCCGGGCGTGAAGGTGGACTCGGCGCAGGTGGAGACCAACATGGTCTTCGCGGAGTTCTCCAAGCCCGCGTCGGAGATGGTGGCGCTGCTGACGAAGCAGGGCGTGCTGACGAATCCCACCGG
- the nth gene encoding endonuclease III: MLGLASGVTYNGRVPGRENAAEKRKRAVAVMDRLQADMPDARIELDYRTPLELLVAVILSAQCTDKRVNLVTPALFQRFPDARAYAGAEPTDVEPFIRTCGLYRAKAKNIVAAARALVQEHAGQVPLQRDVLEQLPGVGRKTAGVVCIHLGGDAAFPVDTHVKRLAYRLGFTTREDPDKVELDMQAVLPAERWALGHQLLVWHGRRTCFARSPECGRCVVADLCPKKGVR, from the coding sequence GTGCTTGGGCTCGCGTCAGGGGTGACATACAACGGCCGCGTGCCTGGACGTGAGAACGCAGCGGAGAAGCGGAAGCGCGCGGTGGCGGTGATGGACCGGTTGCAGGCCGACATGCCGGACGCCCGCATCGAGCTGGACTACCGGACGCCCCTCGAGTTGCTGGTGGCCGTCATCCTCTCCGCCCAGTGTACGGACAAGCGGGTCAACCTCGTCACCCCCGCCCTCTTCCAGCGCTTCCCCGACGCCCGGGCGTACGCCGGAGCAGAACCGACGGACGTGGAGCCGTTCATCCGCACCTGCGGCCTGTACCGCGCCAAGGCGAAGAACATCGTCGCCGCCGCCCGGGCTCTCGTGCAGGAGCACGCCGGCCAGGTCCCCCTCCAGCGCGACGTGCTGGAGCAACTGCCGGGCGTGGGCCGCAAGACGGCCGGCGTGGTGTGCATCCACCTGGGCGGCGACGCGGCCTTCCCCGTGGATACCCACGTGAAGCGGCTGGCGTACCGGCTCGGCTTCACCACGCGGGAGGACCCCGACAAGGTGGAGCTGGACATGCAGGCCGTGCTGCCCGCGGAGCGGTGGGCCCTGGGGCACCAGCTCCTGGTGTGGCATGGACGGCGCACGTGCTTCGCCCGCTCACCCGAGTGCGGGCGCTGCGTCGTCGCGGACCTGTGTCCGAAGAAGGGCGTCCGCTAG
- the def gene encoding peptide deformylase, giving the protein MVREILIWPDPVLKQKARPVAKVDEAVRVLVKDMFETMYSAEGVGLAAPQVGVLQRIIVLDTTPSQPESKPIAMINPELIALEGETTYSEGCLSIPGESEDVDRAAVVTVKFLDVEGQEQTLRCDGLLAIAVQHETDHLNGTVFVDHVSTLKRELIRKRMKRLKTSRETGVRV; this is encoded by the coding sequence ATGGTTCGCGAGATCCTGATCTGGCCCGACCCCGTCCTGAAGCAGAAGGCCCGGCCCGTGGCGAAGGTGGACGAAGCCGTCCGAGTCCTCGTGAAGGACATGTTCGAGACGATGTACTCCGCCGAGGGCGTGGGGCTCGCCGCCCCGCAGGTGGGCGTGCTCCAGCGCATCATCGTCCTGGACACCACCCCCAGCCAGCCCGAGTCCAAGCCCATCGCGATGATCAACCCGGAGCTCATCGCCCTGGAGGGCGAGACGACCTACAGCGAGGGCTGTCTGTCCATCCCCGGTGAGTCCGAGGACGTGGACCGGGCCGCCGTCGTCACGGTGAAGTTCCTCGACGTGGAGGGCCAGGAGCAGACGCTGCGCTGCGACGGGCTGCTCGCCATCGCCGTGCAGCACGAGACGGACCACCTCAACGGCACCGTCTTCGTGGACCACGTCTCCACGCTGAAGCGCGAGCTCATCCGCAAGCGGATGAAGCGCCTCAAGACCTCGCGCGAGACGGGCGTGCGGGTCTAG